A window from Cytobacillus sp. FSL H8-0458 encodes these proteins:
- a CDS encoding C39 family peptidase, protein MKRAILLVSILLSGCSSPSWMTGQESETESAEQEDGKVLIDAPHYSQKPELERGCEVTSLAMLLNHAGEETDKMELAEKINRVPFEKDGYRGNIHKGFVGNMQTLNEPGLGAYHEPVAELAESYLPGKIEDLTGSGFDKVIEQLDDGRPVWVIITSTYDVLPDSEWETWETKDGHVKITYRMHAVLVTGYDEDHIYANDPLKEKNTQYQKDKFIAGWEQIGRQAITYVDK, encoded by the coding sequence TTGAAGAGAGCTATTTTACTGGTATCCATCCTGCTGTCAGGCTGCTCATCACCATCCTGGATGACCGGCCAGGAAAGTGAAACCGAATCCGCAGAACAGGAAGACGGCAAAGTGTTAATTGATGCCCCTCATTATTCACAAAAGCCTGAACTTGAAAGAGGATGTGAAGTAACCAGTCTTGCCATGCTCCTGAATCATGCTGGAGAAGAGACCGATAAAATGGAATTAGCCGAAAAAATAAACCGTGTTCCTTTCGAAAAGGATGGCTATCGCGGAAATATTCACAAAGGCTTTGTTGGCAATATGCAGACATTGAACGAACCCGGGCTCGGCGCCTACCATGAACCCGTTGCAGAACTGGCTGAAAGCTATTTGCCCGGGAAAATTGAAGACCTGACAGGCAGCGGATTCGACAAAGTGATCGAGCAGCTTGATGACGGCAGACCAGTCTGGGTGATCATCACCAGCACTTACGACGTATTGCCTGATTCAGAATGGGAAACCTGGGAAACAAAAGATGGTCATGTCAAAATAACATACCGAATGCATGCTGTATTAGTCACAGGCTATGATGAAGATCATATCTATGCAAATGATCCGCTTAAGGAGAAAAATACACAATACCAAAAAGACAAGTTTATTGCCGGATGGGAACAGATAGGAAGACAGGCAATCACTTATGTGGATAAATAA